The following are encoded together in the Triticum dicoccoides isolate Atlit2015 ecotype Zavitan chromosome 6B, WEW_v2.0, whole genome shotgun sequence genome:
- the LOC119322043 gene encoding uncharacterized protein LOC119322043: protein MAASARTCLVVAALACALTLALHTADAQADEGQKPKCASGAAMPCRVGALRDPENQEEEGLLNVKVPSSAADDDYSDPDQPKDPDESDGDDLVVLGH from the coding sequence ATGGCGGCGTCCGCGCGCACATGCCTGGTGGTGGCAGCGCTGGCGTGCGCCCTAACGCTGGCCCTGCACACGGCGGATGCGCAGGCGGACGAGGGCCAGAAGCCCAAGTGCGCTTCGGGCGCCGCCATGCCGTGCCGTGTGGGCGCGTTGCGCGACCCGGAGAACCAGGAGGAGGAGGGCCTGTTGAACGTGAAGGTGCCGAGCAGCGCGGCCGACGACGACTACAGCGATCCCGACCAGCCCAAGGACCCCGACGAGTCCGACGGCGATGACCTGGTCGtcctcggccactga